In the genome of Cryptomeria japonica chromosome 8, Sugi_1.0, whole genome shotgun sequence, one region contains:
- the LOC131038427 gene encoding probable plastid-lipid-associated protein 12, chloroplastic isoform X1: MALSSAGYQCRWVTWRSQHNVGSALKGRTQQSINFSGSNIISLKNYKCHNVSMKTGRISSGSLIGNVTEDVVTNEAEKRLIDSLLGIQGRGRSASQEKLKDVEQAIKALESAAGVLDPTSSSLIEGRWQLIFTTRPGSASPIQRTFVGVDAFTVFQEIQLRDTDDPRVSNIVRFSDAIGELKVEAAALIENEKRILFKFDKAAFSFKFLPFKVPYPVPFRLLGDEAKGWLDTTYLSHTGNIRISRGNKGTTFVLQKKIEPRQKLLSAISTGQGVEQAIDTLISNHNSAPVDLEFLAGKWRLLWTSQPKDGTWLAKATSARQSLQTVKGNGQLENMAEFIPLFGPRSRGNFTVTSNKRYEVNIEDAALEFSSLKLPLKSTSKMSLELLYVDDKVRIMCSEEGWLFVHIRESDSK; encoded by the exons ATGGCATTGAGCAGTGCAGGATATCAATGCCGATGGGTAACATGGAGATCGCAACACAATGTCGGCAGCGCTCTTAAAGGAAGGACGCAGCAGTCCATAAATTTTAGTGGTTCAAATATAATTTCCCTGAAAAATTATAAGTGTCATAATGTTAGCATGAAAACAGGGAGAATTTCAAGTGGGTCACTGATTGGAAATGTAACAGAGGATGTAGTGACCAATGAAGCAGAAAAACGGTTGATAGATAGCTTGCTGGGAATTCAGGGCAGGGGACGTTCGGCTTCTCAAGAAAAATTGAAG GATGTGGAGCAAGCAATAAAAGCACTTGAATCAGCAGCTGGAGTGTTGGACCCG ACTAGTTCCTCTTTAATTGAAGGTCGATGGCAGCTCATTTTCACCACAAGGCCAGGCAGTGCATCTCCTATTCAG CGAACATTTGTTGGAGTAGATGCATTTACCGTCTTTCAGGAGATACAGCTGAGAGATACAGATGATCCCAGAGTTTCTAATATTGTTAGATTTTCAGATGCTATTGGGGAGCTTAAAGTAGAG GCAGCTGCACTCATTGAAAACGAGAAGCGCATCCTCTTCAAATTTGATAAGGCAGCATTTTCTTTCAAGTTTTTGCCTTTCAAGGTCCCATATCCAGTTCCTTTTCGATTGCTTGGGGATGAAGCAAAAGGGTGGCTGGACACTACATACCTCTCTCACACAGGAAATATTCGTATTTCTAGAGGCAATAAG GGAACTACGTTTGTGCTTCAAAAGAAGATTGAACCCAGGCAAAAACTCCTGTCAGCTATCTCGACTGGACAGGGAGTAGAGCAG GCTATTGATACACTCATTTCAAATCACAATAGTGCTCCAGTTGATTTGGAATTTTTAGCTGGCAAATGGAGACTACTGTGGACTTCACAG CCAAAGGATGGGACCTGGTTGGCAAAAGCCACTAGTGCTCGTCAGAGTTTGCAG ACAGTCAAGGGTAATGGGCAACTCGAGAATATGGCTGAATTCATTCCTTTATTCGGACCGCGATCAAGGGGCAATTTTAC AGTGACCTCCAATAAGCGATATGAAGTGAATATTGAAGATGCTGCATTAGAATTCAGCTCTCTCAAGCTTCCCTTGAAAAGCACCTCCAAGATGTCTTTGGAGTTGTT GTATGTAGATGACAAGGTCCGTATTATGTGCTCAGAGGAGGGGTGGCTATTTGTACATATCCGTGAAAGCGACTCCAAATGA
- the LOC131038427 gene encoding probable plastid-lipid-associated protein 12, chloroplastic isoform X2: MALSSAGYQCRWVTWRSQHNVGSALKGRTQQSINFSGSNIISLKNYKCHNVSMKTGRISSGSLIGNVTEDVVTNEAEKRLIDSLLGIQGRGRSASQEKLKDVEQAIKALESAAGVLDPTSSSLIEGRWQLIFTTRPGSASPIQRTFVGVDAFTVFQEIQLRDTDDPRVSNIVRFSDAIGELKVEAAALIENEKRILFKFDKAAFSFKFLPFKVPYPVPFRLLGDEAKGWLDTTYLSHTGNIRISRGNKGTTFVLQKKIEPRQKLLSAISTGQGVEQAIDTLISNHNSAPVDLEFLAGKWRLLWTSQPKDGTWLAKATSARQSLQTVKGNGQLENMAEFIPLFGPRSRGNFTVTSNKRYEVNIEDAALEFSSLKLPLKSTSKMSLELLFGMLCVGM; this comes from the exons ATGGCATTGAGCAGTGCAGGATATCAATGCCGATGGGTAACATGGAGATCGCAACACAATGTCGGCAGCGCTCTTAAAGGAAGGACGCAGCAGTCCATAAATTTTAGTGGTTCAAATATAATTTCCCTGAAAAATTATAAGTGTCATAATGTTAGCATGAAAACAGGGAGAATTTCAAGTGGGTCACTGATTGGAAATGTAACAGAGGATGTAGTGACCAATGAAGCAGAAAAACGGTTGATAGATAGCTTGCTGGGAATTCAGGGCAGGGGACGTTCGGCTTCTCAAGAAAAATTGAAG GATGTGGAGCAAGCAATAAAAGCACTTGAATCAGCAGCTGGAGTGTTGGACCCG ACTAGTTCCTCTTTAATTGAAGGTCGATGGCAGCTCATTTTCACCACAAGGCCAGGCAGTGCATCTCCTATTCAG CGAACATTTGTTGGAGTAGATGCATTTACCGTCTTTCAGGAGATACAGCTGAGAGATACAGATGATCCCAGAGTTTCTAATATTGTTAGATTTTCAGATGCTATTGGGGAGCTTAAAGTAGAG GCAGCTGCACTCATTGAAAACGAGAAGCGCATCCTCTTCAAATTTGATAAGGCAGCATTTTCTTTCAAGTTTTTGCCTTTCAAGGTCCCATATCCAGTTCCTTTTCGATTGCTTGGGGATGAAGCAAAAGGGTGGCTGGACACTACATACCTCTCTCACACAGGAAATATTCGTATTTCTAGAGGCAATAAG GGAACTACGTTTGTGCTTCAAAAGAAGATTGAACCCAGGCAAAAACTCCTGTCAGCTATCTCGACTGGACAGGGAGTAGAGCAG GCTATTGATACACTCATTTCAAATCACAATAGTGCTCCAGTTGATTTGGAATTTTTAGCTGGCAAATGGAGACTACTGTGGACTTCACAG CCAAAGGATGGGACCTGGTTGGCAAAAGCCACTAGTGCTCGTCAGAGTTTGCAG ACAGTCAAGGGTAATGGGCAACTCGAGAATATGGCTGAATTCATTCCTTTATTCGGACCGCGATCAAGGGGCAATTTTAC AGTGACCTCCAATAAGCGATATGAAGTGAATATTGAAGATGCTGCATTAGAATTCAGCTCTCTCAAGCTTCCCTTGAAAAGCACCTCCAAGATGTCTTTGGAGTTGTT GTTTGGCATGTTGTGTGTAGGTATGTAG